A genomic window from Bos javanicus breed banteng chromosome 13, ARS-OSU_banteng_1.0, whole genome shotgun sequence includes:
- the AP5S1 gene encoding AP-5 complex subunit sigma-1, with protein MVHAFLIHTLRAAKAEEGLCRVLYSCFFGAENSPNDSQPHSAERDRLLRKEQILAVARQVESMYQLQQQACGRHAVDLQPQSSDDPVALHEAPSGAFRLAPGDPFQEPRTVVWLGVLSIGFALVLDTHENLLLVESTLRLLARLLLDHLRLLVPGGANLLLRADCIEGILTRFLPHGQLLFLNDQFVQGLEKEFSAAWSH; from the exons ATGGTCCATGCCTTCCTCATCCACACCCTGCGGGCCGCAAAGGCTGAGGAGGGCCTTTGCCGAGTGCTCTACTCCTGCTTCTTTGGCGCCGAGAATTCACCCAATGACTCACAACCACACAGTGCTGAGAGGGACAGACTTCTCCGAAAGGAGCAGATTTTGGCTGTGGCCAG GCAGGTGGAGTCCATGTACCAGCTGCAGCAGCAGGCATGTGGCCGGCATGCTGTGGACCTGCAGCCCCAGTCCTCAGATGACCCAGTTGCCCTTCATGAGGCCCCAAGTGGGGCCTTCCGCCTGGCGCCAGGGGACCCTTTCCAGGAGCCTCGGACAGTGGTGTGGCTAGGCGTGCTCTCTATAGGCTTTGCCCTGGTGCTGGATACTCACGAGAACCTGCTGCTGGTGGAGAGCACACTTCGATTGCTGGCTCGCCTTCTCCTTGACCACCTCCGACTGCTGGTCCCAGGAGGTGCCAACCTCCTGCTGAGGGCTGACTGCATCGAGGGCATCCTCACCCGCTTCCTGCCCCATGGTCAGCTGCTCTTCCTCAATGACCAGTTTGTCCAGGGTCTAGAGAAAGAATTCAGTGCTGCCTGGTCCCACTGA